Proteins from a genomic interval of Colletes latitarsis isolate SP2378_abdomen chromosome 3, iyColLati1, whole genome shotgun sequence:
- the Root gene encoding ciliary rootlet coiled-coil, rootletin isoform X1, translating into MSRPLSKGIPQLSTRGQMERRRPPFLRGHSKTKETDKSTGSKMDSSRSTVSGRGECTGEEDLSPDVLVRQNFELRHRLEEEAANYKRRLDTYRQAQQHQAALVSRLQAKVLQYKQRCSELENQMAESVIYDSSKIVSSVPPATSALDAAHHTLREIREEQIHDLDTALKKLADERKRCDKLLQLNTVLKDQLEESHQTNEAVTNDLQKLSNDWDVLREELAIKEEEWREEEQAFNEYYTSEHNRLLNLWRDVVSVKRLFAEIKSTTERDLLKMKNNIISTFNDVSSACSNTGFAMKMNAAVQPMISQQAQQAQEQVTTDLKVELTALKQQYDVAQNEIRVKEDRINQLIRDVHTLEERCGEAEAEVHRNVRIQDEVEILQSALRDIAHAVIQDAEARDNESTQAPPHLHLSPSGPIPQRSPKRGTRSNTTPAFAESTISAVQAALHKYQLTIHELQVKLQTNKEQLVTSRKQCENAEESIKTLEKKAEELITELDAARSQCTQLTQEKDMLQKSLDTVRLEKNVLDKSRVEINSMMENLNSDYEKLQKTNNKLQKLCDNLEDEKLYLQSELTRVSKEAELRELNLRSEESRCSKMREELLTLREELNKAYLAKDMLDQQKLETDGLISQIEKSKGDLELELERLLLDKSDVQEVLMKLETVCSNHEQEKQRLQEELKKVTEDKNKLASQCADQQNDLGSLRKELLQAEQSRLDLESEKVTLNEKVKFLEIEKEKIEIELAQVTRERGDLSNQLSVLARKKETLNEELMRIRQRLEQANEMNGRINRNLEDLVKDNEEKQVLLETNEKEVQRLQEQLASMRSEKETLEGVLFDTQTNLENMHVKKTYLEKEQKELLVKQESLKGQVERLTKELENSEKHAQEMKQTLTQQSGDQEAEFHHIISNIKKHSEDNIKKLNEEKEYIKVNLEKRLQQSLLQLGGEKDNEINQLQQRIDEMQQHIENLCQQHEEVLLRAENDKQQALLMAHHDQQALMEKLEGVLREMQEEKSNVERVKREAASRAEQERNNTNQLRDELNRLKTKLDEAKLKADEEKIKLDLKIEELGKERESAQRESEELQVQLHMTEDRVDSLQNQLHETVRKLKDVENLNETLRKELVDVRRQLADSTYEKEKYNNSNKELREHVKRIESEKREQSRILEESYQKIAALEDMKVTIDAERSRLQSQLRDVEREMLQLQKQLRFTQDELQKSHQNNQQAQSDEKELQARLTNETEERERLQLQLHQVKKQLVDADNSLEVTRQELGRLRSRSDEEDERWRTREQELLVRLEDCRCRERKLEDQKHNLEVCLADASQQIQELKARLGGSEGRVRALDAQLSQLEIAKKEVEQKLSSVGSTLRRIAGIQMDGSVNMPFKLMSPSRRWSPARVQDHTDSNRDVIFEVDPEVVRKGVRSLMQQVAQIERERDDYKTELSNLKKQLTETEEIQSKSDTQINMLLTNIRILQDERKSLEVKLSQKQSGYEMQLNALQQKTEECEQLSEKVANLELMMSSSSEEKSQFEEKLEKLKHVLNRTENDKRNLQEELNRSESRATKLELQRMSLEGDLQRLQMMFQEKETHIRKLQERNETQSRTMASLEERCASLKSTIEQVNLALEKSSNTETELKNDNNSLQRHVMELTTSLQTANEKAKQLQKQVTNTENERRILSERVESLQQSLSDLKRTNQTLTDQIARLQNELANNEVQRCTLESQLRVVSYPQEQTTNKDEELLRQLQTAQRERSEMRGKVDALSDKMKLLETDKRNLERQLSLLKSTSVRSKSYERPEKAHAELLGTSFDMDHYEQENRELRLKVRRLETQLAEKEAELIRVKSSYAHTHSIYDFSRDRTGEIERFRAAQLQAEKLLEAREQSHRQQVLRLENQIQLLREQLNQEIKRRQLYVLRSSRAGREMQQLRQVLGDSLRTVAQDPSLDAVLLEHEARKLDSTLTSTTSLPPSLALPSPPSYDRSSTPAQLK; encoded by the exons CCCTTATCCAAAGGTATTCCACAATTATCGACGAGAGGACAAATGGAAAGGCGGCGACCACCGTTTCTCAGAGGCCATAGCAAAACGAAAGAG ACGGACAAAAGTACAGGTAGTAAAATGGATTCTTCACGGAGCACGGTCAGTGGTAGGGGGGAATGCACAGGTGAAGAAGATCTATCACCAGATGTATTGGTGAGACAAAATTTTGAGCTACGTCATCGTCTTGAAGAGGAAGCAGCCAATTATAAAAGACGGTTGGACACATATCGACAAGCACAACAGCATCAGGCTGCTTTGGTTTCCCGTTTGCAAGCCAAA GTTTTACAATACAAGCAAAGATGCTCAGAACTTGAAAATCAAATGGCAGAGTCTGTTATATATGATTCTAGTAAAATTGTAAGTTCTGTGCCTCCAGCAACCTCTGCTTTAGATGCAGCACACCATACATTGAGGGAGATACGTGAAGAACAAATCCATGACTTGGATACTGCTTTAAAAAAACTTGCTGATGAGCGCAAGAG GTGTGATAAACTGTTACAATTAAATACAGTATTGAAAGATCAGTTAGAAGAATCACATCAAACTAATGAAGCAGTCACCAATGACCTGCAAAAGTTAAGTAATGACTGGGATGTCTTAAGGGAAGAATTGGCTATCAAAGAAGAAGAATGGAGGGAAGAGGAACAAGCATTCAATGAATATTATACTTCAGAGCACAATAGATTATTAAATCTCTGGCGCGATGTTGTGTCTGTAAAACGATTATTTGCGGAAATAAAATCTACTACAGAGAGAGATTTATTAAAGATGAAGAACAACATCATTTCCACCTTTAACGACGTTTCATCGGCTTGTAGCAATACAGGATTTGCTATGAAAATGAATGCAGCTGTACAACCAATG ATATCACAGCAAGCTCAACAAGCACAAGAACAAGTTACAACCGATTTGAAAGTGGAATTAACTGCGCTTAAACAACAGTATGATGTGGCTCAGAACGAGATTCGAGTAAAAGAAGATAGAATTAATCAACTTATCCGTGATGTTCATACTCTG GAAGAAAGATGTGGGGAGGCAGAAGCAGAAGTGCATCGCAATGTACGTATACAAGACGAAGTTGAAATTTTACAGTCCGCATTGAGAGACATAGCACACGCTGTAATCCAAGATGCAGAAGCACGCGATAACGAAAGTACACAAGCACCTCCTCATCTTCACTTATCTCCTAGTGGACCAATCCCTCAAAGATCACCAAAAAGAGGTACAAGAAGCAACACTACTCCAGCCTTTGCTGAGAGTACAATCAGTGCTGTACAAGCAGCTCTACATAAATATCAATTGACTATTCACGAGCTTCAG GTAAAATTACAAACTAACAAAGAGCAATTAGTTACGAGTCGTAAACAGTGCGAAAATGCCGAAGAGAGTATTaaaactttggagaaaaaagcaGAGGAATTGATCACTGAATTAGATGCTGCTCGATCTCAGTGCACGCAACTGACTCAAGAAAAAGATATGCTACAGAAAAGTCTGGATACTGTAAGATTGGAAAAAAATGTACTTGACAAAAGTAGAGTGGAGATTAATAGTATG ATGGAAAACTTAAACAGTGATTATGAAAAGCTTCAGAAAACTAATAACAAATTGCAAAAGCTTTGTGATAATTTGGAAGATGAGAAACTGTATCTCCAGAGTGAGCTCACTAGAGTGTCCAAAGAAGCAGAATTAAG GGAACTAAATCTCCGTTCAGAAGAAAGTAGATGCAGTAAAATGAGGGAAGAATTATTAACTTTACGAGAAGAATTAAATAAAGCGTATCTTGCAAAAGATATGTTAGATCAACAAAAGCTGGAAACAGATGGATTAATTTCGCAAATTGAAAAAAGCAAAG GTGACTTGGAACTTGAATTAGAACGCCTACTGTTGGATAAATCTGACGTGCAAGAAGTTTTAATGAAGTTAGAAACAGTTTGTAGTAACCACGAGCAAGAAAAACAGCGATTGCAGGAAGAATTGAAAAAGGTAACAGAAGATAAAAATAAGTTGGCAAGTCAATGTGCAGATCAACAGAATGATTTGGGCTCACTGAGAAAAGAGCTGCTTCAAGCGGAACAAAGTAGACTCGATTTGGAATCAGAAAAGGTTACTTTGAACGAGAAAGTAAAATTTTTGGAAATTGAGAAGGAGAAGATCGAAATAGAATTGGCACAAGTTACTCGTGAACGTGGAGATTTGAGCAATCAATTATCAGTTTTAGCGCGAAAAAAAGAAACGTTAAATGAAGAACTAAtgagaattagacaaagattaGAACAGGCTAACGAGATGAATGGTAGGATCAATCGAAATTTGGAAGATCTTGTGAAAGACAATGAAGAGAAACAG GTACTTCTGGAAACAAATGAGAAAGAAGTTCAACGATTACAAGAGCAACTCGCATCTATGCGCAGTGAAAAAGAAACTTTAGAAGGTGTTTTATTTGATACTCAAACTAACTTGGAAAATATGCATGTGAAAAAAACGTATTTGGAAAAAGAGCAAAAAGAATTGTTAGTAAAGCAGGAGAGCTTAAAAGGGCAAGTAGAAAGACTGACGAAGGAATTAGAAAATAGCGAGAAGCATGCACAAGAAATGAAACAAACTTTGACGCAACAAAGCGGCGATCAAGAAGCTGAATTTCATCACATTATTTCTAATATAAAAAAGCATAGTGAAGAtaatatcaaaaaattgaacgaGGAAAAG GAGTACATAAAGGTAAACTTGGAAAAGCGGCTTCAGCAGTCTTTGTTGCAACTTGGCGGAGAAAAAGACAATGAGataaatcagttgcagcaaagaataGATGAAATGCAACAACATATAGAAAATTTATGCCAACAACATGAAGAAGTTCTTCTTAGAGCAGAAAATGATAAACAACAGGCCCTTCTTATGG CTCATCATGATCAACAAGCATTAATGGAGAAGCTCGAGGGCGTTTTGCGTGAAATGCAAGAGGAGAAGAGCAATGTGGAACGAGTTAAAAGGGAAGCTGCGTCGCGTGCAGAACAAGAGCGTAACAATACAAATCAATTGCGCGACGAGTTGAATCGTCTTAAAACAAAATTGGACGAGGCTAAATTAAAAGCTGACGAGGAGAAAATAAAGCTCGATCTAAAAATTGAAGAACTCGGGAAGGAACGTGAATCGGCGCAAAGGGAATCTGAAGAGTTGCAAGTTCAATTGCACATGACCGAAGATAGAGTCGATAGCTTGCAAAATCAGTTGCACGAAACAGTTAGAAAGCTTAAAGATg TCGAAAACCTTAACGAAACGTTACGCAAAGAATTGGTGGATGTTAGGAGACAGTTGGCTGACTCCACgtatgaaaaagaaaaatacaataacagtaacaaagaATTGCGCGAACATGTGAAACGTATCGAAAGTGAGAAAAGAGAACAGAGCAGGATATTAGAAGAATCGTATCAAAAAATTGCAG CACTGGAAGATATGAAAGTAACTATAGATGCAGAGAGATCTCGTCTTCAATCGCAGCTTCGCGATGTGGAGCGAGAGATGTTGCAATTGCAAAAGCAGTTACGCTTCACTCAAGATGAACTACAAAAGTCTCATCAAAATAACCAGCAAGCACAAAGCGACGAAAAGGAATTGCAAGCACGACTGACGAACGAAACAGAAGAAAGAGAACGGTTACAGCTTCAGCTGCATCAAGTAAAGAAACAG CTAGTAGATGCAGATAACAGTCTGGAGGTGACGAGACAAGAACTTGGAAGACTACGTTCACGCTCTGATGAAGAGGATGAAAGGTGGAGAACCAGAGAACAAGAACTATTGGTCCGACTTGAGGATTGTCGGTGCCGCGAAAGAAAACTTGAGGATCAAAAACACAATTTAGAAGTTTGTTTGGCCGATGCCTCCCAGCAGATTCAAGAACTTAAG GCACGTCTTGGAGGATCCGAAGGACGTGTTAGAGCTTTAGATGCTCAATTATCGCAACTGGAAATTGCGAAAAAGGAGGTTGAGCAAAAGTTGAGTAGCGTAGGCTCTACTTTACGTCGTATCGCGGGTATTCAAATGGATGGAAGTGTTAACATGCCTTTTAAATTGATGAGTCCTTCGAGAAGATGGAGCCCAGCAAGAG TTCAAGACCACACTGACTCCAACAGGGATGTCATATTTGAGGTTGACCCTGAAGTTGTTAGAAAGGGTGTGCGATCTCTAATGCAACAAGTGgctcaaattgaacgcgaaagg GATGATTATAAAACTGAACTGAGTAACTTGAAGAAGCAGCTAACGGAAACTGAAGAAATTCAAAGTAAGTCAGACACCCAAATAAACATGCTATTAACTAATATCAGAATTCTACAAGACGAACGGAAGTCGTTGGAAGTAAAACTTTCTCAAAAACAAAGTGGTTACGAAATGCAG TTGAATGCATTGCAACAAAAGACGGAGGAATGCGAACAGTTGAGCGAGAAAGTCGCAAATCTGGAATTAATGATGAGCAGCAGTTCTGAAGAAAAGTCACAATTTGAA gagaaattagaaaaattgaagCATGTTTTAAATAGAACCGAAAACGACAAACGTAATTTGCAAGAAGAACTTAACAGAAGTGAATCCCGTGCTACGAAACTGGAATTGCAGAGAATGTCATTGGAAGGTGATCTCCAAAGATTGCAAATGATGTTCCAAGAAAAAGAAACACACATTCGT AAACTACAAGAACGAAATGAGACTCAGAGTCGGACCATGGCGAGTTTAGAAGAACGGTGTGCTTCGTTGAAGTCTACGATAGAACAAGTAAATCTTGCATTAGAAAAATCATCCAATACAGAAACGGAATTGAAGAACGACAATAATTCACTACAACGTCATGTTATGGAACTAACAACTTCTTTGCAGACTGCTAACGAAAAAGCTAAACAG TTGCAAAAACAAGTCACAAATACTGAGAACGAGCGTAGAATATTATCAGAACGCGTAGAATCCTTGCAACAGTCTTTGAGCGATCTAAAACGTACAAACCAGACGTTGACAGATCAAATTGCCCGTTTACAAAATGAATTAGCAAACAACGAAGTGCAACGTTGCACCTTAGAATCCCAATTAAGAGTGGTCAGTTATCCGCAAGAACAAACCACGAATAAAGACGAAGAATTATTACGGCAATTGCAAACAGCACAGAGAGAGAGAAGCGAAATGAGAGGAAAAGTGGATGCTCTCAGTGATAAG ATGAAATTGTTAGAAACAGATAAACGCAACTTAGAGCGTCAGTTGTCTTTGCTTAAATCGACCAGCGTCCGAAGCAAAAGTTACGAACGTCCTGAGAAAGCACACGCAGAATTATTGGGCACAAGCTTCGACATGGATCATTATGAACAAGAGAACAGAGAATTGAGATTGAAAGTCCGTAGATTAGAAACTCAGCTTGCAGAAAAGGAAGCTGAGCTTATAAGAGTGAAGTCGAGTTACGCTCATACTCATTCAATATACGATTTTAGTCGAGACAGAACAGGAGAAATTGAGAGATTTAGAGCCGCCCAATTGCAAGCTGAAAAATTGTTAGAGGCAAGAGAGCAGAGTCATCGCCAACAAGTCTTACGATTGGAAAATCAG ATTCAATTATTGCGGGAGCAACTTAATCAAGAGATCAAACGTCGACAATTGTACGTTTTGCGAAGCTCAAGAGCTGGGAGAGAAATGCAGCAATTGAGACAAGTATTAGGCGACTCATTGAGAACAGTAGCGCAGGATCCATCGTTAGATGCAGTATTATTGGAACACGAAGCTCGAAAGTTGGATTCTACTCTAACAAGTACTACCAGTTTACCGCCATCGTTAGCTTTACCTTCACCACCATCGTACGATAGATCTTCCACGCCAGCACAACTGAAATGA